Proteins found in one Salvelinus alpinus chromosome 11, SLU_Salpinus.1, whole genome shotgun sequence genomic segment:
- the LOC139534616 gene encoding ubiquitin thioesterase OTUB1-like, with the protein MAEEQQQETTQGEMEAGGVNCLAYDEAIMAQQDRIQQEIATSIPLVSDRQELSVLQREYAVEDTIYQLKIKDLHKKYSYIRKTRPDGNCFYRAFGFSHLESLLEDSKELQRFKAVAAKSKLDLVNQGFTEFTIEDFHNTFMDLLELCEKQPGLRELLGSFRDQSVSDYIVVYLRLLTSGYLQREHGFFQHFIEGGRSVKEFCQQEVEPMSKESDHIHIIALAQALNVSILVEYMDRGEGGSVNHHVFPEGSEPRVFLLYRPGHYDILYK; encoded by the exons ATGGCGGAGGAACAGCAGCAGGAAACaacacagggagagatggagg CGGGAGGAGTAAACTGCCTCGCTTATGATGAGGCGATTATGGCTCAGCAGGATCGAATCCAGCAGGAG aTCGCAACTAGCATTCCTTtagtgtcagacagacaggaactgTCAGTGTTGCAGAGGGAGTATGCCGTGGAAGACACCATTTATCAGCTCAAGATCAAG GATTTACACAAAAAATACTCGTATATCCGCAAGACGCGGCCAGATGGGAACTGTTTCTACAGAGCTTTTGGCTTTTCACATCTCGAATCACTGCTAGAAGACAGCAAAGAGCTGCAGAG GTTCAAAGCAGTGGCAGCAAAGAGCAAACTGGACCTGGTCAACCAGGGTTTTACAGAGTTCACCATCGAAGACTTCCACAATACT TTCATGGACCTGTTGGAGCTGTGTGAGAAGCAGCCGGGCCTCCGTGAGCTGCTGGGCTCCTTCAGAGACCAGAGCGTGTCGGACTACATCGTGGTGTACTTGCGGCTGCTCACCTCAGGCTACCTGCAGAGGGAGCACGGCTTCTTCCAGCACTTCATCGAGGGTGGACGCTCCGTCAAGGAGTTCTGCCAGCAG GAGGTGGAGCCCATGTCTAAAGAAAGTGACCATATCCACATCATTGCCTTGGCCCAGGCCCTGAACGTGTCCATCCTAGTGGAGTACATGGACCGGGGTGAGGGAGGCTCCGTCAACCACCACGTCTTCCCTGAAGGCAGCGAGCCTCGTGTCTTCCTCCTCTATAGACCCGGCCACTATGACATCTTATACAAATAA